In Quadrisphaera sp. DSM 44207, one DNA window encodes the following:
- a CDS encoding lytic transglycosylase domain-containing protein, with product MIAVPEGLGDVQARVQALQARLAALGGTAPARAAVGASALTASSGAAFEQVLAQAAEEPASGAAAASGTASWARPAALRTAGASGASGVDGASPYASLFAAATERYHLPAGLLGAVAQVESGGRADAVSPAGAQGLMQIMPGTASELGVDPMVPAQAVDGAARLLARHLDSFGSVPLALAAYNAGPGAVRRHDGVPPYAETQAYVRKVTDLMSRSTA from the coding sequence GTGATCGCCGTTCCCGAGGGCCTCGGCGACGTCCAGGCCCGGGTCCAGGCGCTGCAGGCTCGCCTGGCCGCGCTCGGCGGCACGGCCCCGGCGCGCGCGGCCGTCGGCGCCTCCGCGCTGACCGCCTCCAGCGGGGCCGCGTTCGAGCAGGTGCTCGCGCAGGCTGCCGAGGAGCCGGCGAGCGGCGCCGCCGCAGCGAGCGGGACGGCGTCCTGGGCGCGCCCGGCCGCGCTGCGCACCGCGGGCGCGTCGGGCGCCTCGGGGGTCGACGGCGCCTCGCCGTACGCGTCGCTGTTCGCCGCGGCCACCGAGCGCTACCACCTGCCGGCCGGCCTGCTGGGCGCGGTCGCGCAGGTGGAGTCGGGCGGCCGCGCCGACGCCGTCAGCCCCGCCGGCGCCCAGGGGCTGATGCAGATCATGCCCGGCACGGCGTCCGAGCTGGGGGTGGACCCGATGGTGCCGGCGCAGGCCGTCGACGGCGCCGCACGCCTGCTGGCCCGCCACCTGGACTCCTTCGGGTCCGTGCCGCTGGCCCTCGCCGCGTACAACGCCGGCCCCGGGGCCGTGCGCCGCCACGACGGCGTGCCCCCCTACGCCGAGACCCAGGCCTACGTCCGCAAGGTCACCGACCTGATGAGCAGGAGCACCGCATGA
- a CDS encoding flagellar FliJ family protein, which produces MSRFRLAALLRVRRLQEDVAAGRASAAAAQARAAEALVVERVTALGSCAPPAAADEATWRAAVAARTALTSLLTESRGVAAARQQEAAAARAEWAAARARVTPVERLAERAAAQAAAEAQRAEQLALDEHATRAAFRSASRSAARSTSGSASRSASRRPPEGPR; this is translated from the coding sequence GTGAGCCGGTTCAGGCTCGCGGCGCTGCTGCGCGTGCGCCGCCTGCAGGAGGACGTCGCCGCGGGGCGCGCCAGCGCCGCCGCCGCGCAGGCGCGCGCGGCCGAGGCCCTCGTCGTCGAGCGGGTCACCGCGCTCGGCTCGTGCGCGCCGCCGGCCGCGGCCGACGAGGCCACCTGGCGCGCGGCTGTCGCCGCGCGCACAGCGCTGACCAGCCTGCTCACGGAGAGCCGGGGCGTGGCCGCCGCGCGCCAGCAGGAGGCCGCCGCCGCCCGCGCCGAGTGGGCCGCCGCCCGAGCCCGCGTGACGCCGGTCGAGCGGCTCGCGGAGCGGGCCGCGGCGCAGGCCGCCGCCGAGGCCCAGCGCGCCGAGCAGCTCGCGCTCGACGAGCACGCCACCCGCGCCGCCTTCCGCTCCGCCTCGCGCTCGGCCGCGCGCTCGACCTCCGGCTCGGCCTCCCGCTCAGCCTCGCGGCGCCCGCCGGAGGGACCGCGGTGA
- a CDS encoding FliI/YscN family ATPase, producing MSPATGAALDAVLARAAAAAAPEVSGTVSSVLGLSVEVAGLPAAVGDLLRVVDDAAGPAAGGAGDTGGGAATDAEVVAVSRGSVHCMPLGRATGLRAGQRVLALGRSLRAPVGAGLLGRVLDGLGRPLDGRGPLVPDGWRPVDAAPPNALERQRVAVPLGLGVRALDTLVPAGRGQRFGLFAGSGVGKSTLLSMIARGTSADVSVIALIGERGREVREFLEDDLGPEGLARSVVVVATSDEPPLVRLRAAMVATTIAEAFRDAGRDAVLMMDSLTRFATAQREIGLSVGEPPATRGYPPSVFALLPRLLERAGTGPTGSITGIYTVLVDGDDHDEPIADAARSILDGHVVLDRRLATAGHFPSIDVLGSVSRVASRVTTREQRADAAHVRRLLAARRDAQDLVDVGAYARGSNPVVDAALAAGPAIDAFLRQDVEDVVAPATAWARLRAIAAASPVAGSVA from the coding sequence GTGAGCCCCGCGACCGGCGCGGCCCTCGACGCCGTCCTCGCCCGCGCCGCGGCCGCCGCGGCGCCCGAGGTCAGCGGCACCGTCAGCTCCGTGCTGGGCCTGTCGGTGGAGGTCGCCGGCCTGCCCGCGGCGGTGGGGGACCTGCTGCGCGTCGTCGACGACGCCGCCGGGCCCGCCGCTGGCGGCGCCGGTGACACCGGCGGCGGCGCCGCGACGGACGCCGAGGTCGTCGCCGTGAGCCGGGGTTCCGTGCACTGCATGCCGCTCGGGCGCGCCACCGGCCTGCGCGCCGGCCAGCGCGTGCTCGCCCTCGGCCGCTCGCTGCGCGCGCCGGTGGGCGCGGGCCTGCTGGGGCGCGTGCTCGACGGCCTCGGCCGCCCGCTCGACGGCAGGGGGCCCCTGGTGCCCGACGGCTGGCGCCCCGTGGACGCCGCCCCGCCGAACGCCCTGGAGCGCCAGCGCGTCGCCGTCCCGCTCGGCCTCGGCGTGCGCGCCCTGGACACCCTCGTGCCCGCCGGCCGCGGCCAGCGCTTCGGCCTCTTCGCCGGCTCCGGCGTCGGCAAGTCGACGCTGCTGTCGATGATCGCGCGCGGCACCAGCGCCGACGTCTCCGTGATCGCCCTGATCGGCGAGCGCGGCCGCGAGGTGCGCGAGTTCCTCGAGGACGACCTCGGGCCCGAGGGCCTGGCCCGCTCCGTCGTCGTGGTCGCCACCTCCGACGAGCCGCCGCTGGTGCGCCTGCGCGCGGCGATGGTCGCCACCACCATCGCCGAGGCGTTCCGCGACGCCGGGCGCGACGCCGTCCTGATGATGGACTCCCTGACCCGCTTCGCGACGGCGCAGCGGGAGATCGGCCTGTCGGTGGGGGAGCCGCCCGCCACGCGCGGGTACCCGCCGTCCGTCTTCGCGCTGCTGCCCCGGCTGCTCGAGCGCGCCGGCACGGGCCCGACCGGGTCGATCACCGGCATCTACACCGTGCTCGTCGACGGCGACGACCACGACGAGCCGATCGCCGACGCGGCGCGCTCGATCCTCGACGGGCACGTCGTGCTCGACCGCCGGCTCGCCACCGCCGGGCACTTCCCGAGCATCGACGTCCTCGGCTCCGTCTCGCGCGTCGCCTCCCGCGTGACCACGCGCGAGCAGCGCGCCGACGCCGCGCACGTGCGCCGCCTGCTCGCCGCGCGCCGCGACGCGCAGGACCTCGTCGACGTCGGCGCCTACGCGCGCGGCTCCAACCCCGTCGTGGACGCCGCGCTCGCCGCCGGGCCCGCGATCGACGCCTTCCTGCGCCAGGACGTCGAGGACGTCGTCGCCCCGGCCACCGCCTGGGCGCGGCTGCGCGCCATCGCCGCGGCCAGCCCCGTCGCCGGGAGCGTCGCGTGA
- a CDS encoding FliH/SctL family protein, whose translation MSTSPDAAALAERPVVQPVAQPVVQPVVLAPVAGRAARPAADPAAAPAAFVPVPAAAPSAGAEAERAAARAVGYAAGWGEGRAAAAVREREERARLQAEAAAARAALTERVERALAALETAAAAMRARTAPGVQESADVLARAAADLAEVVVGRELADAAGRGRDALRRALAAAPEHEEVRVRLAPEDLDELGDVAALVRGRTVELLPDAALAPGDAVCEFPGGRVDARVATALARLRGALRAEARTEARA comes from the coding sequence ATGAGTACGTCGCCTGACGCCGCGGCGCTCGCCGAGCGCCCCGTCGTCCAGCCCGTCGCCCAGCCCGTGGTGCAACCCGTCGTGCTCGCGCCCGTCGCTGGCCGCGCCGCGCGCCCGGCCGCGGACCCCGCCGCGGCCCCCGCCGCGTTCGTGCCCGTGCCCGCCGCCGCGCCGTCAGCCGGGGCGGAGGCCGAGCGCGCCGCCGCCCGCGCCGTCGGGTACGCGGCCGGCTGGGGCGAGGGCCGCGCGGCCGCGGCCGTGCGCGAGCGCGAGGAGCGGGCCCGGCTGCAGGCGGAGGCCGCCGCGGCGCGCGCCGCCCTGACCGAGCGCGTCGAGCGCGCGCTCGCCGCGCTGGAGACCGCCGCGGCCGCGATGCGCGCGCGCACCGCGCCCGGCGTGCAGGAGTCGGCCGACGTCCTCGCCCGCGCCGCCGCCGACCTGGCCGAGGTCGTCGTCGGCCGCGAGCTCGCCGACGCCGCCGGCCGCGGCCGCGACGCCCTGCGCCGGGCGCTGGCCGCCGCGCCCGAGCACGAGGAGGTGCGTGTGCGCCTGGCGCCCGAGGACCTCGACGAGCTCGGGGACGTCGCGGCGCTGGTGCGCGGACGCACCGTGGAGCTGCTCCCCGACGCCGCCCTGGCCCCCGGGGACGCCGTGTGCGAGTTCCCCGGCGGTCGCGTCGACGCCCGCGTCGCCACGGCCCTGGCCCGCCTGCGCGGCGCCCTGCGCGCGGAGGCCCGCACGGAGGCCCGCGCGTGA
- the fliG gene encoding flagellar motor switch protein FliG, whose product MPTATPTPASAAALTGPQKAAVMLIQMGRERSAKVLAAMEEHEIEELTSEIVKLGELKPELADAVLLEFYGQLTGSGPAGSGGMGFARALLESSLGREKASSMLDRVASSQQGQPFDFLQEADARQIVSFVNGEHPQTVALVLAHLRPEQASGALAGLPSDLQAEVAHRIATMERTSPDVISVVAETISRKASTVLTPQAVSVVGGVQPLVEIINRADPGTEKHLLEELAKRDAALAELVRSQMFTFEDILGLEDRALQLVLREVQAADLALALKGVRTEVRDKILGNVSERARENLLEEIELLGQVRMSQVEEARAVVVTAIRKLEETGQITIRRDSDDEYVA is encoded by the coding sequence ATGCCGACCGCCACCCCGACGCCCGCCAGCGCCGCCGCGCTCACGGGCCCGCAGAAGGCCGCCGTCATGCTCATCCAGATGGGCCGCGAGCGCTCCGCCAAGGTGCTCGCGGCGATGGAGGAGCACGAGATCGAGGAGCTGACCTCCGAGATCGTCAAGCTCGGGGAGCTCAAGCCCGAGCTCGCGGACGCCGTCCTGCTGGAGTTCTACGGGCAGCTGACCGGCTCCGGGCCGGCCGGCTCCGGCGGCATGGGCTTCGCCCGCGCGCTGCTGGAGTCCTCCCTGGGTCGGGAGAAGGCCTCGAGCATGCTCGACCGGGTCGCCTCCTCCCAGCAGGGGCAGCCGTTCGACTTCCTCCAGGAGGCCGACGCCCGCCAGATCGTCTCCTTCGTCAACGGCGAGCACCCGCAGACCGTCGCGCTCGTGCTGGCGCACCTGCGCCCGGAGCAGGCCTCCGGGGCGCTGGCGGGCCTGCCCTCGGACCTGCAGGCGGAGGTCGCGCACCGCATCGCCACCATGGAGCGCACCAGCCCGGACGTGATCTCCGTGGTGGCCGAGACCATCTCGCGCAAGGCCTCGACGGTGCTGACGCCGCAGGCCGTCTCCGTCGTCGGGGGCGTCCAGCCCCTCGTGGAGATCATCAACCGGGCCGACCCCGGCACGGAGAAGCACCTGCTGGAGGAGCTCGCCAAGCGCGACGCCGCCCTCGCCGAGCTGGTGCGCAGCCAGATGTTCACCTTCGAGGACATCCTCGGGCTCGAGGACCGCGCGCTGCAGCTGGTGCTGCGCGAGGTGCAGGCCGCCGACCTGGCCCTGGCGCTCAAGGGCGTGCGCACCGAGGTGCGCGACAAGATCCTCGGCAACGTCTCCGAGCGCGCCCGCGAGAACCTCCTCGAGGAGATCGAGCTGCTCGGCCAGGTGCGCATGTCGCAGGTCGAGGAGGCCCGCGCCGTCGTCGTGACCGCCATCCGCAAGCTGGAGGAGACCGGCCAGATCACCATCCGCCGGGACTCCGACGATGAGTACGTCGCCTGA
- the fliF gene encoding flagellar basal-body MS-ring/collar protein FliF, with translation MQRAIRGRLQEAGRGLSAFTPAQRVIAVLGVALLVLGGVAFTRWATAPTYAPLFHNLAGEDAAAITEQLDAEGVLYELEDGGSTILVPREEVNDQRLKASAAGLPAASDTGYALLDEQGVTASQFQQQVTYQRALEGELATTVQSIDGVRTAVVHLAIPEESVFLDEAAAPTASVLVDTAGGRDLSVDQVQSIVHLVASSVDGMEPDGVTVVGADGALLSAAGESAAGVGGGVRDQQTTEYEKRTEAAVQAMLEKVLGPGKAVATVTADLDYDQTQRTTETFTSEDGVPPLSESSTTESYVGDGAGVGGALGDNGVLGMDATELAEVDAEGGSGYTKESVTRNNAVNKVTEQTTAAPGSVRRQSVAVVVDAQAAAGTGIAQLTDMVNAAAGVDAARGDVVSVTQAPFDTTAADQAAADLAAAAAAEAAERTQRLIAYGAGGLLLLIVLAVVLLLARRAAKKRKREVIDLGELDVLYDPAPAPEAIEGPRAPMLTPAGPDDIALRREEFAELVDQQPAEVADLLRGWLAEKK, from the coding sequence ATGCAGCGCGCGATCAGAGGTCGCCTCCAGGAGGCGGGCAGGGGCCTGAGCGCCTTCACCCCGGCGCAGCGCGTGATCGCCGTCCTCGGCGTCGCCCTGCTCGTGCTCGGCGGCGTGGCCTTCACCCGCTGGGCCACCGCGCCCACCTACGCCCCGCTGTTCCACAACCTCGCGGGCGAGGACGCCGCCGCGATCACCGAGCAGCTGGACGCCGAGGGCGTCCTGTACGAGCTCGAGGACGGCGGCAGCACGATCCTGGTGCCGCGCGAGGAGGTCAACGACCAGCGCCTGAAGGCGTCGGCGGCCGGGCTGCCCGCGGCGTCCGACACCGGCTACGCCCTCCTGGACGAGCAGGGCGTGACCGCCTCGCAGTTCCAGCAGCAGGTGACCTACCAGCGCGCCCTGGAGGGCGAGCTGGCCACCACCGTGCAGTCGATCGACGGCGTGCGCACGGCCGTGGTGCACCTGGCCATCCCCGAGGAGAGCGTCTTCCTCGACGAGGCCGCCGCGCCCACCGCCTCCGTGCTCGTCGACACCGCCGGCGGCCGCGACCTGTCCGTGGACCAGGTGCAGTCGATCGTGCACCTGGTCGCCTCCAGCGTCGACGGCATGGAGCCGGACGGCGTCACGGTCGTCGGGGCGGACGGCGCGCTGCTGTCCGCGGCCGGGGAGTCCGCCGCCGGCGTCGGCGGCGGCGTGCGCGACCAGCAGACCACCGAGTACGAGAAGCGCACCGAGGCCGCCGTGCAGGCGATGCTCGAGAAGGTGCTCGGCCCGGGCAAGGCGGTCGCCACCGTGACCGCCGACCTGGACTACGACCAGACCCAGCGCACGACCGAGACCTTCACCTCCGAGGACGGCGTCCCGCCGCTGTCGGAGAGCAGCACCACCGAGTCCTACGTCGGCGACGGCGCGGGCGTCGGCGGCGCGCTCGGCGACAACGGCGTCCTCGGGATGGACGCCACCGAGCTCGCCGAGGTCGACGCCGAGGGTGGCAGCGGGTACACCAAGGAGTCCGTCACCCGCAACAACGCGGTCAACAAGGTCACCGAGCAGACCACCGCCGCCCCCGGCTCGGTGCGGCGCCAGTCCGTGGCCGTCGTCGTGGACGCGCAGGCGGCCGCCGGCACCGGCATCGCGCAGCTGACCGACATGGTCAACGCCGCGGCAGGCGTGGACGCCGCCCGCGGGGACGTCGTCTCCGTCACCCAGGCGCCCTTCGACACCACCGCCGCCGACCAGGCGGCCGCCGACCTGGCCGCCGCCGCGGCCGCCGAGGCGGCCGAGCGCACCCAGCGCCTCATCGCCTACGGCGCGGGCGGCCTGCTGCTGCTCATCGTGCTCGCGGTCGTCCTGCTCCTGGCCCGCCGCGCGGCCAAGAAGCGCAAGCGCGAGGTGATCGACCTCGGCGAGCTCGACGTCCTCTACGACCCCGCCCCCGCGCCCGAGGCGATCGAGGGCCCGCGCGCGCCCATGCTCACCCCCGCCGGCCCGGACGACATCGCGCTGCGGCGCGAAGAGTTCGCCGAGCTCGTCGACCAGCAGCCGGCCGAGGTGGCCGACCTGCTGCGCGGCTGGCTCGCGGAGAAGAAGTGA
- the fliE gene encoding flagellar hook-basal body complex protein FliE translates to MSPPIEALGAVGAVGGAGAAQALGAASPVAGVAGTSAAGSVSPAGSGGFAATLATSLDQVQALQSESARLAVAAATGDLTDVHDYTIAATQAKVATEVTVAVRNKALDAFSEIMRMQV, encoded by the coding sequence GTGAGCCCGCCGATCGAGGCCCTCGGCGCCGTCGGCGCCGTCGGGGGCGCGGGGGCCGCCCAGGCGCTCGGCGCGGCCTCGCCCGTCGCCGGGGTCGCGGGAACCTCGGCGGCCGGCAGCGTGTCGCCGGCCGGATCGGGCGGCTTCGCTGCCACCCTGGCCACCAGCCTGGACCAGGTCCAGGCGCTGCAGAGCGAGTCCGCTCGCCTCGCGGTGGCCGCGGCCACCGGTGACCTGACCGACGTCCACGACTACACCATCGCCGCCACCCAGGCGAAGGTCGCCACCGAGGTGACCGTCGCCGTCCGCAACAAGGCCCTCGACGCCTTCTCCGAGATCATGAGGATGCAGGTCTGA
- the flgC gene encoding flagellar basal body rod protein FlgC, with protein sequence MAIFGAIGVAGSGMTVARKWMDAVSDNLANMNTATRTDGEAFRQRYVVAEAEEYGSDYSGDTGGVRIAGVAFGSAEGRLVYEPTNPLADEEGYVRYPDIDLASQMGQLIISQRAYQANAAVVDRARGSYEAALQIGRGA encoded by the coding sequence ATGGCGATCTTCGGAGCGATCGGCGTCGCCGGGTCCGGCATGACCGTGGCCCGCAAGTGGATGGACGCGGTCAGCGACAACCTCGCGAACATGAACACCGCCACCCGCACCGACGGTGAGGCGTTCCGCCAGCGCTACGTCGTGGCGGAGGCGGAGGAGTACGGCAGCGACTACTCCGGCGACACCGGCGGCGTGCGCATCGCCGGCGTCGCGTTCGGCAGCGCCGAGGGTCGCCTGGTGTACGAGCCGACCAACCCCCTCGCCGACGAGGAGGGCTACGTCCGCTACCCGGACATCGACCTGGCCAGCCAGATGGGCCAGCTGATCATCTCCCAGCGCGCCTACCAGGCCAACGCCGCCGTCGTCGACCGCGCCCGCGGCTCCTACGAGGCCGCCCTGCAGATCGGCCGCGGCGCGTGA
- the flgB gene encoding flagellar basal body rod protein FlgB — translation MFDSVSAVALRSALDGLAARQRATADNIANINTPHYLAARVDFEDALRSAVSSGSGSAAATLSRSVAPTREDGNNVNLDAETLSNIDTQLRYQLMTQAMDGKLTSITTALRTS, via the coding sequence GTGTTCGACTCCGTCAGTGCCGTCGCGCTGCGCAGCGCCCTGGACGGCCTCGCCGCCCGCCAGCGCGCGACCGCCGACAACATCGCGAACATCAACACGCCGCACTACCTGGCCGCCCGGGTGGACTTCGAGGACGCCCTGCGCTCGGCCGTCTCCTCCGGCAGCGGCTCCGCCGCCGCGACGCTCTCGCGCTCCGTCGCGCCGACGCGCGAGGACGGCAACAACGTCAACCTGGACGCCGAGACGCTGAGCAACATCGACACGCAGCTGCGCTACCAGCTGATGACGCAGGCGATGGACGGCAAGCTGACGTCCATCACCACGGCGCTGAGGACGAGCTGA
- the fliS gene encoding flagellar export chaperone FliS: MSAIAAQRARFAATAMTTATPQALLVMLYDRLVLDLQRAEHAQRGVDLAAANAQLQHAQDIVTALSDALDVDAWDGGPGLASLYAWLGTELVQANVTRDADRTAACRALVEPLRDAWREVVSGGGTPGPARDGVQVLA; this comes from the coding sequence ATGTCCGCCATCGCCGCCCAGCGCGCACGCTTCGCCGCGACCGCCATGACCACGGCGACGCCGCAGGCCCTGCTGGTCATGCTCTACGACCGCCTGGTCCTCGACCTCCAGCGAGCCGAGCACGCCCAGCGCGGCGTCGACCTCGCCGCGGCCAACGCCCAGCTCCAGCACGCCCAGGACATCGTCACCGCCCTGTCCGACGCCCTCGACGTCGACGCCTGGGACGGCGGCCCCGGCCTGGCGTCCCTCTACGCATGGCTGGGCACCGAGCTCGTGCAGGCCAACGTCACCCGTGACGCCGACCGCACCGCGGCCTGCCGCGCCCTCGTCGAGCCGCTGCGCGACGCGTGGCGCGAGGTGGTCTCCGGCGGCGGCACCCCGGGCCCCGCGCGCGACGGCGTCCAGGTGCTGGCGTGA
- the fliD gene encoding flagellar filament capping protein FliD yields MAGMSIGGIASGLDTETIINQLISVERNSQTLLKQKLTQQNEVVSALQGLNARAASLLTGAAALADPQAWTKVGATSSSSSVAVSTSNATGSGSLTFTVVQTASKASYTTAPVLAADAPQGEQRFTITSAKPGATPVDVVATSGAPADLAKAINAAGAGVVATTIQDASGAQRLLVTSATSGEQGDFSFGGAQPPALAAQLTPPRDAALDLGAGTFVRSATNTFPDLMAGVSVTISKVEDAPVTVTAAPDTAAVAKRVGGMVASLGVVLSEIADQTRSSVDDPGLLAGNSLLRGLQQQLVSAVSTAVPGATLKDVGIELTRQGTVTFDEAAFSAYAAKEPDRAKALTTAFSSALAGVARRASDSTTGTISLAVTSGQSTARDLTTRIEAWDTRLELRRASLERTYAALEVALQKNQSQSSWLAGALAGLPTYSS; encoded by the coding sequence ATGGCGGGCATGTCCATCGGGGGGATCGCCAGCGGTCTCGACACCGAGACGATCATCAACCAGCTGATCAGCGTCGAGCGCAACTCCCAGACGCTGCTGAAGCAGAAGCTGACGCAGCAGAACGAGGTCGTCTCCGCCCTCCAGGGCCTCAACGCCCGCGCCGCCTCGCTGCTGACCGGCGCGGCCGCTCTCGCGGACCCGCAGGCGTGGACGAAGGTGGGCGCGACGTCGAGCTCCAGCTCCGTCGCCGTCTCGACCTCGAACGCCACGGGCTCCGGCTCCCTGACCTTCACCGTCGTGCAGACCGCCTCGAAGGCGAGCTACACCACGGCCCCCGTCCTCGCCGCCGACGCCCCGCAGGGCGAGCAGCGGTTCACCATCACGAGCGCGAAGCCCGGCGCCACGCCCGTCGACGTCGTCGCCACCAGCGGCGCGCCGGCCGACCTCGCCAAGGCCATCAACGCCGCCGGCGCGGGCGTCGTCGCGACGACCATCCAGGACGCGAGCGGTGCGCAGCGACTCCTCGTCACCTCCGCGACGAGCGGCGAGCAGGGCGACTTCTCCTTCGGCGGCGCCCAGCCGCCCGCGCTGGCGGCGCAGCTGACGCCGCCGCGCGACGCCGCCCTCGACCTCGGCGCCGGCACCTTCGTCAGGAGCGCCACCAACACCTTCCCCGACCTCATGGCCGGCGTCTCGGTGACCATCAGCAAGGTCGAGGACGCGCCCGTCACCGTCACGGCCGCCCCGGACACCGCGGCCGTCGCCAAGCGGGTCGGCGGCATGGTCGCCTCCCTCGGCGTGGTGCTCAGCGAGATCGCCGACCAGACCCGCTCCTCGGTCGACGACCCCGGCCTCCTCGCCGGCAACAGCCTGCTGCGGGGGCTCCAGCAGCAGCTGGTGAGCGCGGTCTCCACGGCCGTGCCGGGCGCCACGCTGAAGGACGTCGGCATCGAGCTCACTCGCCAGGGCACCGTGACCTTCGACGAGGCGGCCTTCAGCGCGTACGCCGCGAAGGAGCCGGACAGGGCGAAGGCCCTGACCACCGCGTTCAGCTCCGCGCTGGCCGGCGTGGCGAGGCGCGCGAGCGACAGCACCACCGGGACGATCTCGCTGGCCGTCACGAGCGGCCAGTCCACCGCCCGCGACCTCACGACCCGGATCGAGGCGTGGGACACCCGCCTGGAGCTGCGCCGCGCCTCCCTCGAGCGCACCTACGCCGCCCTGGAGGTGGCCTTGCAGAAGAACCAGTCCCAGTCCAGCTGGCTCGCCGGAGCGCTCGCCGGCCTCCCGACGTACTCGTCCTGA
- a CDS encoding flagellin, whose protein sequence is MALSINQNIAAFNAYRNLSVTQGDLSKSLEKLSSGFRINRAADDAAGLAISEGLRAQVGGLKQASRNAQDGVSVVQTAEGALTESHAILQRMRTLSVQAANDGGLNTDAKKNIQSEIGELKSELTRIADTTQYNGTKLLDGSYAGKFQVGANVGEVITVTVNNGTAGTGLGAVGLGVNTVDVTTAAAGTAPSGADQAITAIDAAIKTVSTVRADLGAKQNRFEHTIKNLNVAVENLSASESRIRDTDMAAEMSKFTRAQILSQAGTSMLAQANQIPQGVLSLLR, encoded by the coding sequence ATGGCTCTGTCGATCAACCAGAACATCGCCGCGTTCAACGCGTACCGGAACCTCTCGGTCACGCAGGGCGACCTCTCCAAGTCCCTGGAGAAGCTGTCCAGCGGCTTCCGGATCAACCGCGCTGCGGACGACGCGGCTGGTCTGGCCATCTCCGAGGGCCTGCGCGCGCAGGTCGGCGGGCTCAAGCAGGCCTCCCGCAACGCTCAGGACGGCGTCTCCGTCGTCCAGACCGCCGAGGGCGCGCTGACCGAGTCCCACGCGATCCTGCAGCGCATGCGCACCCTGTCCGTGCAGGCGGCGAACGACGGCGGCCTCAACACGGACGCCAAGAAGAACATCCAGTCCGAGATCGGCGAGCTCAAGAGCGAGCTGACCCGGATCGCCGACACCACCCAGTACAACGGCACCAAGCTGCTCGACGGCAGCTACGCCGGCAAGTTCCAGGTGGGCGCCAACGTCGGTGAGGTCATCACCGTCACCGTCAACAACGGGACCGCCGGCACCGGCCTGGGCGCCGTCGGCCTCGGGGTGAACACCGTGGACGTCACGACCGCCGCGGCCGGCACCGCCCCGAGCGGCGCCGACCAGGCGATCACCGCGATCGACGCCGCCATCAAGACGGTCTCGACGGTGCGGGCCGACCTGGGTGCGAAGCAGAACCGCTTCGAGCACACCATCAAGAACCTCAACGTCGCGGTGGAGAACCTCTCCGCGTCGGAGAGCCGGATCCGCGACACGGACATGGCTGCTGAGATGTCCAAGTTCACCCGCGCGCAGATCCTGTCCCAGGCCGGCACCTCGATGCTGGCCCAGGCCAACCAGATCCCGCAGGGCGTGCTGTCCCTCCTGCGCTGA